The sequence GCGATGACGAGCTGGGCGGCGAGCAGCGCCGCCGGGCTGGCCGGGGTGGTGGCCATCCGTCGCAGCACCCCGCGTTCCCGGTAGGTGGCCAGCACGGTGGGCAGGACGTTCAATCCCGCCATCGCCAGGGTGACCACCAGCAAGGACGGAGCGAAGTAGGCGACGAAGGACTGCCCGCCGAAGAGCGGGTCCGGCTCGCGCAGCGCGGGGATCAGCCCGAGCACCACCAGGACCAGGGCCGGCACCCCGACGGTGGACAGCAGGGTCGGCAGGTCCCGCAGGTACAGTCTCGCCTCGATCTTGAGAATCTGCCCGAAGGCGTGCATCTGTTCCTCCCTCAGTCGGCGGGCCGGTGCCCGGTCAGCTCGACGAAGGCGTCGTCGAGAGTGGACTGCTCCAGTCGCAGGTCGGCGGCGACGATCTGGTTGCGGGCGAGCACCGCGGTGACCGCGTGCAGCAGCTCGCCCGTGCCGGTCACCACCACCTGATTGCCGGTGCGGGCCACCGAGGTCACCTCGGGCAGGTCGGTGAGCAGCCGGTCGTCCACCGGCGCGGACGGCCGGAACCGGACCCGCTGCGTGGGTGCCACCCGCGAGACCAGGCCGGCCGGCGTGTCCAGGGCCACGACCCGGCCGCTGTCGATCACCGCCAGCCGGTCGCAGAGCCGCTCGGCCTCCTCCATGAAGTGGGTGACCAGCACGATCGTCACCCCGCGGTCCCGGATCCGTTCGATCAGGCCCCACACGTCCCGGCGGGCCTGCGGGTCGAGTCCGGTGGTGAGCTCGTCCAGGATGGCGATCTCCGGGTTGCCGACCAGCGCCAGCGCGACCGAGAGCCGCTGCTTCTGGCCGCCGGAGAGCTTCTTGTACGGGGTGTTCCGCTTGTCGCCGAGGCCCAGCTCGTCGATCAGCCGGGCCGGGTCGGCCGGCTCCGGGTAGAACGAGGCGTAGAGCTCCAGGGCCTCGGCCACTCGGAGCCGGTCCGGCAGCTGGCTTTCCTGCAGTTGCACGCCGAGCCGCTGCCGCAGCCGGGTCGCGTCCCGGCGGGGGTCGAGCCCGAGGACCGACACCCCGCCCCCGTCGGGGACGCGCAGCCCGGCCAGGCACTCCACCGTGGTGGTCTTGCCGGCGCCGTTCGGGCCGAGCACGCCGAAGATCTCACCGGCCGCCACGGTGAACGACACGTCGTCCACGGCCACCAGATCGCCGTACCGCTTGTGCAGATTTGTCACCTCGATGACCGGCATCGGGCCGCCCTTCACCGTCGCGTTCGTACCTGACCAGCGTCGCGGCGCCGGCCCGTCGCGACATCGACCGGCCGGCGATGATCGGAACCGGCGTGGGCTGACCCCGGCGATCCACCAACCGGTTGATGTGCCCGAGGTGACTACGCTCTTCGGTGTGGACGTGACCAGCATCGCGCGCCCGGTGACCGGGGTCGTCGGCCGCTTCTTCTCCGGGGTCGGGCTGCTGCTGCGCGGCATCGGTCTGTACGTGCGCAGTCCCGGGCTGATGCTGCTGGGCGTCGTGCCAGCGCTGATCTCCGGCGCCCTCTACGTCGCCGCGTTCGTCGCCCTGGCGTACTTCGTGGACGACCTCGCCGCGCTGGTCACCCCGTTCGCGGACGACTGGTCGGGGGCCTGGCGGAGCCTGATCCGGGTGATCGCCGG comes from Micromonospora viridifaciens and encodes:
- a CDS encoding ABC transporter ATP-binding protein, which gives rise to MPVIEVTNLHKRYGDLVAVDDVSFTVAAGEIFGVLGPNGAGKTTTVECLAGLRVPDGGGVSVLGLDPRRDATRLRQRLGVQLQESQLPDRLRVAEALELYASFYPEPADPARLIDELGLGDKRNTPYKKLSGGQKQRLSVALALVGNPEIAILDELTTGLDPQARRDVWGLIERIRDRGVTIVLVTHFMEEAERLCDRLAVIDSGRVVALDTPAGLVSRVAPTQRVRFRPSAPVDDRLLTDLPEVTSVARTGNQVVVTGTGELLHAVTAVLARNQIVAADLRLEQSTLDDAFVELTGHRPAD